In the Candidatus Electrothrix rattekaaiensis genome, one interval contains:
- a CDS encoding S1C family serine protease gives MRNAAKELPFSDIGKYIQLLGLLLAFGVAGSSYMKKEGIGPYSAAPPPDDLPSSLKQEVSIAGLDQARLATVSVRTSWGRGAGFFIRKSFIITSKQVVEPDAEELAALQEQVRRNRQLLNFEEEKLSSYRARLKQMGRGSSKDELKILMNEREKHLADFRFRQEKDELDLAAQKKASEHPAIKIVLADGSEQSASLVQMSQEHDLALLTLASVRNSPVLEPSPPSAVLRLGDPVFVYGSSPDAEKRVTPAIFSGYRRIGVQNQMFLQVDTEILLDKCGGPVLDAAGYVRGIATRAVQDGKAIGFAIPIERVFDEFAAVL, from the coding sequence ATGAGGAATGCAGCAAAGGAACTGCCTTTTTCCGATATAGGCAAATATATACAATTGCTGGGCCTGTTGCTTGCCTTTGGTGTGGCAGGCTCTTCTTATATGAAAAAAGAGGGAATAGGCCCGTATTCAGCTGCCCCTCCCCCTGATGATCTCCCAAGCTCGCTCAAACAGGAAGTGTCGATTGCAGGGCTGGATCAGGCTCGCCTAGCAACGGTTTCCGTAAGAACATCTTGGGGAAGAGGAGCTGGTTTTTTCATCAGGAAAAGCTTCATTATTACCAGTAAGCAGGTGGTTGAACCTGATGCAGAAGAGCTGGCTGCCTTACAAGAGCAGGTACGTCGCAACAGACAGCTCTTGAATTTTGAGGAAGAAAAGTTGAGCAGTTATCGAGCACGCCTTAAACAAATGGGCAGGGGCAGCTCGAAAGATGAGCTGAAGATCTTGATGAATGAGCGTGAAAAACATCTTGCTGATTTCAGGTTCCGGCAGGAAAAAGACGAGCTGGACTTGGCTGCGCAGAAAAAAGCATCAGAACATCCTGCGATAAAAATTGTTTTGGCTGACGGTTCCGAGCAGAGCGCATCCTTGGTGCAAATGAGTCAGGAACATGACTTGGCTCTGCTGACCCTAGCTTCGGTTCGGAACAGCCCTGTTCTTGAACCTTCTCCCCCTAGTGCTGTCCTGAGATTAGGTGACCCCGTATTTGTTTATGGCAGTTCTCCTGATGCTGAAAAGAGGGTGACACCCGCAATTTTTTCTGGGTACCGGCGCATAGGGGTACAGAATCAGATGTTCCTTCAGGTTGATACGGAAATTCTTTTAGATAAATGCGGTGGACCTGTTCTGGATGCAGCCGGGTATGTACGAGGCATTGCTACGAGGGCAGTGCAAGATGGCAAGGCGATCGGTTTTGCCATTCCCATTGAAAGAGTCTTTGATGAATTTGCAGCGGTCCTTTAG
- a CDS encoding TIGR04283 family arsenosugar biosynthesis glycosyltransferase, with protein sequence MTLTAQKTLSISIIIPTLNEEQYIGACLDHLLTQAKSRYDLLDELPEIIVVDGGSTDRTGQEALERGARVITSEPGRGQQQHCGAKAAAGDILLFLHCDTVLPETFPENICLALQGKNIAAGAFRLKINGKGLGFRLIEAGILLRSQLLALPYGDQAVFMHRETYFTARGFPRQPIMEDVALVHRLKKLGRIVLTQAHVTTSARRWQQHGLMKTTLINQLMLLGRAMGISPQQLARFYSAKKK encoded by the coding sequence ATGACATTGACCGCCCAGAAGACCTTGTCCATCTCAATTATTATACCAACTCTGAATGAAGAGCAATATATCGGAGCCTGCCTTGATCACCTTCTGACTCAAGCAAAAAGCCGCTATGACCTCCTTGACGAGCTACCGGAAATCATCGTTGTTGACGGCGGCAGTACAGACCGGACAGGCCAAGAGGCCTTAGAAAGAGGGGCTAGGGTTATCACATCTGAACCTGGTCGGGGCCAACAGCAGCATTGCGGGGCCAAGGCAGCAGCAGGTGACATCCTCCTTTTCCTGCATTGTGATACTGTCCTGCCGGAGACCTTTCCCGAGAATATCTGTTTAGCCCTGCAAGGAAAAAATATTGCTGCTGGGGCCTTTAGATTGAAAATCAACGGAAAAGGGCTAGGATTTCGTCTTATTGAGGCCGGAATCCTGCTTCGTTCGCAACTCCTTGCCCTCCCCTATGGTGATCAAGCCGTGTTTATGCATCGAGAAACCTATTTTACTGCCAGAGGATTTCCCCGGCAACCGATTATGGAAGACGTGGCCCTAGTGCATCGCTTGAAAAAGCTGGGTAGGATAGTCCTTACTCAAGCCCATGTCACGACCTCGGCCAGACGCTGGCAGCAGCACGGTCTGATGAAAACGACCTTGATCAATCAGCTCATGCTCCTTGGGCGGGCCATGGGCATCTCTCCACAACAATTAGCACGCTTCTACTCCGCAAAAAAGAAATAA
- a CDS encoding TIGR04282 family arsenosugar biosynthesis glycosyltransferase → MRMRIRSFKTGINNFILNDNQSLAQQSVIVLFTRYPQAGKVKTRLIKHLGPQGAADLHSLMTKQVISQLRPALAAGSVRSVQLQVYYCGGSKQKIKTWLGKNSKDIQLARQQGNDLGDRMQDAFEQTWQQGAEKVLLIGSDCPGINPSIITSGLEYLQQHDVVLGPASDGGYYLIGLPARLKKEKQNYADLFQNIDWGTDQVLAQTLTQAHKNNLSFALLPELHDIDRPEDLVHLNYYTNSE, encoded by the coding sequence CGATCTTTCAAGACCGGGATCAATAACTTTATTTTGAACGACAACCAAAGCCTAGCCCAGCAATCAGTCATCGTCCTTTTTACCCGCTATCCGCAAGCAGGAAAAGTAAAAACCCGCCTGATCAAACACCTTGGCCCGCAAGGAGCAGCTGATCTCCATAGTCTGATGACCAAACAGGTCATCAGCCAGCTCCGACCGGCACTGGCGGCAGGTTCTGTACGTTCTGTTCAATTGCAGGTATATTACTGCGGTGGCTCAAAACAGAAAATAAAAACGTGGCTGGGCAAGAACAGTAAAGACATTCAGCTAGCTCGACAACAGGGGAATGACCTGGGAGACCGGATGCAGGATGCCTTTGAGCAGACATGGCAGCAGGGAGCGGAGAAGGTTTTGCTTATCGGTTCTGACTGCCCAGGGATAAATCCGTCCATCATCACCAGTGGCCTGGAGTATCTTCAGCAGCATGACGTGGTTCTCGGTCCGGCAAGCGATGGTGGGTACTACCTGATAGGGCTTCCTGCCCGTCTCAAAAAAGAGAAACAAAATTATGCCGACCTCTTTCAGAATATTGACTGGGGCACTGATCAAGTCTTAGCACAAACGCTTACCCAGGCCCACAAAAACAACCTTTCCTTTGCCCTGCTCCCTGAACTGCATGACATTGACCGCCCAGAAGACCTTGTCCATCTCAATTATTATACCAACTCTGAATGA